The Poecilia reticulata strain Guanapo linkage group LG4, Guppy_female_1.0+MT, whole genome shotgun sequence genomic interval ACATTTAGCCTGGACAACAAAGCTATACTCTTCGCAAAGGACACATGACTTTCTTAAAcaatttgaggaaaataaaacatccattaCAAGAATGTATGTAAGGCTGAAGGGCCTTGTTCTGGTAGAATGATTCAGCCTCTCTCCCCTTTCATCTCCTCCAATTACCTCAATCTATCTTAACCTTTAACCATTTACTTTCTCTTGGAAGCAGGAAGACAAAGCTTGAATCGCTTTGTTTTGGTGAAAGCCACAGATTGACATTAGTCATATTAAAATTCCAACTTAAGCcaatgtattcattttatttaatcatcttGCTGGTCAATGTACTTACGCAATGGTCCCGAGCATGGAGGAAGTCAAACAATTCCTCAGTACAATCCTCCTGTGTCTGGGACCGAGAGCCAACTCTGGTCTCGCAAAGCTCCAAACGTTCCCGGGTATGAACGCAGTGCTTTGTCTCCTCACATTTCTGACGCAAGGTTTCAAGAGGGTCCTGTAACCAGAGTGTATATAAATCTGGAGCATTTCATAATTGTACAGATGTTAGCATTTACTTCTTCCCTTGATACCACGAGGAAGTCAGGATCTAATCAATTGGAAATTTAATTGATAGAAattatatgcttttttttttgcactgcaaTTAAATTCTAATTAGGTAATCCGCTATTGGCTTGGCATTAAAACAAGCTATGCAATGCTAGCTATAATCAATTATTAGTGATTAAGCGTCGAACTGGCGCATTGAATATATCACGGACAAACATTAGGGATTGGTAGTTggtatatataaataaagttggtagtTGGTATTGTGTAAAGCTTCAACCGAGACCACGCCTCCAGCACGTTTCTCAATAGCTAGGAGTCCAGACCTGGGGGGGCCTTCTCACTTCATTTTTACCAAGGAAGCAattggctaaaccgtgagtcaaaCAGCCACTGGGACTGAttactatatattccattgaaggacagtaactttaacattacatcATTGCATACgcctttctgaacaggcgagggcgcaccTTCTCTGTCTATATTCAGACATTAAAGCAACCTGAAACCATttctccctccctggcacctccagacccgggcccccatggGCACCCACCTGGGCCGGGATAGCTCCGCGCCtgaggctgccccagtcatttttttactcacggtgttggtgttgtgatatactgcccaactgctttctgggtaacaaaAACTAACCGACACGCTGCCCCCCACCGCTTTACATATATAGCGACTGGtcccttattttaatttctgaaaggtggcaacccaaGCGGATCATATAAATGCCGGTATCTACTGTGAGCCTGTTCTGCAAGAACATCTTCCAAGTCGTCAAGCtcgagtgaaaggaggaggGCGCGATCCGTACCGAGGTGATGGAGACGATGCTATTAGTGCGCGATCCCGGCGTAATGAATTATCGGCGcaattagtttatttatatataaaaatatttcagatatggctatcagaaaaaaaacacgtaAGGAAACGTAATAAATGCCTGTGACAAGGCTATTTCTGGTGGAATATATGGAGGTCTCTCTGTGCACGAaggcagaaaaaatataaacaataaagcAGATAATCCTATCTCTATGTGTTTGTTTATGCCTTAGCGCatggtaaataaatacattttaaaaaggtctgaaaatctTAAGTGGATTTagataaaaacaactcaaagataaatgctgctgctgactcaccaccatctcctcttcctcctgaaaCAGACAGAACCAAATCAATGGCATCATTCACTTCCATTcatcaaataacatttttgtccaGATCTGCAAACCTTTCtctataataaatatatttctaaaagaCATCCAGTGTATACTCGTATTGGCCTAGGATGTTTTCGCATCAATGAGCCCGAACTTAACATTAAGTAAAGGGCACTAATATCAGCGTTAGCATTGGCTAACGTTGATGTTAGTATTGAAGCTAGTTATCTTGGCTTTGGATAGCTACATTTGTACAAAAAGTCATCAGCGTATTTTGATGTTCTTAATAAGAAATTATTACTTACATCTTCGGGTTCTTCCTTTACGACTGTCTTCTGCCCGAAAACCATActtgaatgttttattcttgattGCCTGTCAAAGGACACCTCAGGTCAAATCAACTAGACCGGCGGTTGTTGAAAACAAGCACTACGTTTCCGGTTCCggtattttcaaaacaaactttcagtgatttttggttatttacttatttattattattatttagtgaAATCAGTCAGCAGTCAACTAAATAGATTCACAGGGACATACACTTTATTTACAGACAgtcaacttttaaaattatccttcgacaaaaaaaagaaaaaaggaagcatATTGACAAATGGTCAAGAACAAGCTTACTGCTGCCATCGTGCGTTATTAAGTGGTACAACAGTAGCAACGATTATGAGTGACAATGGAGTGAAATTATGAGTGAAATTGTTTTGAAGGGAAGTAAAACTATGAAGCTTCTTTATAATATAATGCAGCCTGCCAAAAGTGTTTAAACTaagtatgttttttatgtaataatctagtaaatatgaagaaaattcATAGACAATGTGGTTTGTTTATTCATAATTCATTGCATTTATAATGCTTACGAAACGTTGAATGCTTCTTGTCAATCTCTGAGCACCTTATAGCATCTTGTAGCACCTTGCAAGACACACGTCTGCTGAATTGCACACAAGCTGGGGTCCTGGTTCTTCTGCCTTTTCATTGCATTTATAACGGCattgtgtgcatggttgtgtgtcctgtgtgtctctgtgttgccctgcgacagactggcgacctgtccagggtgtactccgcctctcacccggtacactagctggagataggcaccagcacccctaccaaccccattaagggataagggtgtaaagataatggatggatggatggatggatggatggatggatggatggatggatggatggatggatggatggatggatggatggatggatggatggatggatgNNNNNNNNNNNNNNNNNNNNNNNNNNNNNNNNNNNNNNNNNNNNNNNNNNgatggatggatggatggatggatggatggatggatggatggatggatggatggatggatggatggatggatggatggatggatggatggatggatttataaCACTTGCAAAACTTTGAATGCTTCTTGTCAATCTCTGAGCACCTTGTAGCACCTTGTGAAACACATCTGCTGAATTGCACACCAGATGGGGTCCTGGTTCTTCTGCCTTTTCATCATGGCATGCTTAAACCTAAAAACAACTTACTAGAGAAATGATGAGAAAACCTTCGTAGACAAGTGAACTTTGAAGCTGGAGATTTGACTTCACAGCAAAAATCCTAATCCACTCCCTCCATGAACTCTATGTTTTTGAtcgacaataaaaaaaaaggaattttattCTAAGTCAATACATAAAGTTAATCAATTACTACAGTGCCACACTTTTACTTTCTACATAGAGATCAGAGTTCGATGTAATAAGTATTTCATCAGAGACAACACATATTGACCTGACCCTTTACAGACAGTACAGAGCAGAAAGTTCTCTTCTTCACACGATATCTTTTTTActtggaaacaaattaaaaacttacTGACCGTCCGCGTTGGCagaatgaatttgtttttttccatatttggtTTCTTTGTTGATTGGGATTTAAAGagtctgctgctgtttgcagtGGTTTTCATCATCACTGCGGATTATGTTAAAAACCGCCGACCACTTGGCTTCCCTCCAGGACCCAGAGCTCTACCAATTGTGGGAAACATATTTACATGGGACCAAAGCAAGCCCCATGAGAAGCTGAGTGAGGTACGGAATAATCTTAAGACTATAACCAAACAGTGCTAGTTTAAcaagtcatgttttatttgtttgtttccctcTTACCCAGCTGGCAAGGACTTATGGACACGTATACAGTCTAAGATTTGGTCAGAAATGGGCAGTGGTGTTAAATGGATTTGATGCTATGAAGGAGGGTTTGGTTGTAAACGGAGACAGCATGGTGGATCGCCCAGAATTTGCTTTGCAGGACGAAATAGGAGGCGGATTAGGTAGGACAAGGATCCTTAAAATTAGGGATGAATGCGCATAATTGCAATTCTTAATactcaacaaaaacatacatatattaTGTGTTGTAAAATTGgatcaaataaatacaaagtattCATCAAAGTTTcactattactattattattattattattattattattattattattattattattattactagtagTAATATTACCTTTTTCTTTGTCATCAGGTGTTATATTCAGTAatggaaacatctggaaacAGCAGAGACGCTTTGCACTTTCAACCCTCAAATACTTTGGGTTCGGGAAGAAGTCTCTTGAGCCTGTCATCCTGGATGAATTCACACATTGCGCAG includes:
- the LOC103463587 gene encoding cytochrome b-c1 complex subunit 6, mitochondrial: MVFGQKTVVKEEPEDEEEEMVDPLETLRQKCEETKHCVHTRERLELCETRVGSRSQTQEDCTEELFDFLHARDHCVSHKLFHSVK